AAAATGTCCGTTCCAAGCGATTGAAAAAGGTTAATGAAAGATTCGTAGAGAGGGAGTGAACTGTGTGGAAATGGTGAATATAACGATTAACGGTCGTAGTGTTCAAGTTGATAAAAAAATGTCGCTTCTCGAAGCGATTCGTTCGCAGGGTATCAAAGTCCCGACACTTTGCTATCATCCGGATTTGCGTCCCGACGGAAGCTGTCGCTTGTGCGTTGTAGAAGTCAAGGGCGTTCGTTCGCTCGTAGCATCGTGCGTATATCCTGTCAGCGAAGGTATGGAAGTATGGACGAATACAAAACGTGTTCTCGATGCGCGTAAAACTGTTGTTGAGCTTTTGCTTGCGAACCATCCGCAGGATTGCTTGACTTGTGCTCGCAATATGAACTGCGAACTCCAGCGTGTTGCCAATGAACTCGGTGTTCGCGAGATCCGCGTCGAAGGTGAAAAAAGCGAAGCGCTTCCCGACTTGGCGAATCCGTCGCTTATGCGTGATCCGAACAAATGTATCAAATGCGGCCGCTGCGTAAGAATGTGCGGCGAAGTACAGAGCGTCAATGCACTCGGCTTTGCAAACCGCGGTTTCGAAACGACTGTCGTCCCTGCTTTCAATATGGGTCTTGATAAAATGGCTTGTACGTACTGCGGACAATGTGCAAAAGTTTGTCCGACAGGTGCGATCATACCGAAAGATGATACACAGCACGTATGGAGAGCGATCAACAATCCCGATCTCCACGTTGTCGTTCAGACAGCACCGGCTGTTCGCGTTGCACTCGGTGATGCACTCGGACTTCCGGCAGGTTCCATCGTAACAGGCAAAATGGTAGCGGCACTTCGCCGCATCGGTTTTGATAAAGTCTTCGATACGGATTTCGCGGCTGACGTAACGATCATGGAAGAAGGAACAGAATTCCTCAACCGTCTGCGTAACGGCGGAACGC
Above is a window of Selenomonadales bacterium DNA encoding:
- a CDS encoding iron hydrogenase small subunit; this translates as MVNITINGRSVQVDKKMSLLEAIRSQGIKVPTLCYHPDLRPDGSCRLCVVEVKGVRSLVASCVYPVSEGMEVWTNTKRVLDARKTVVELLLANHPQDCLTCARNMNCELQRVANELGVREIRVEGEKSEALPDLANPSLMRDPNKCIKCGRCVRMCGEVQSVNALGFANRGFETTVVPAFNMGLDKMACTYCGQCAKVCPTGAIIPKDDTQHVWRAINNPDLHVVVQTAPAVRVALGDALGLPAGSIVTGKMVAALRRIGFDKVFDTDFAADVTIMEEGTEFLNRLRNGGTLPLITSCSPGWINFAELFYSDLLDHLSTTKSPQQIFGALVKSFYAEKMDIEPSKIYSVSIMPCTAKKAEASRPDINAGDIRDVDCVLTTAELAAMIKQAGIDFENLPEENFDSPLGESTGAAVIFGVTGGVMEAALRTVVTQITGKQLEKLEFTEVRGMEGIKEASLPINDLTVKVAVASGLGNARKLMNKLRAGELDYHFIEIMACPGGCIGGGGQPKEAKPSAVRQARGQGLYTIDDTSAIRSSHENPDVQTLYQEWLGEPNGAKAHHLLHTHYHKQDRI